One Purpureocillium takamizusanense chromosome 1, complete sequence genomic window carries:
- the MRPL44 gene encoding 39S ribosomal protein L44, mitochondrial (EggNog:ENOG503P60G~COG:A), protein MITKFMTEITAKFNPFSACAKPARLFLTFLPPNARSTGTTINTTLLPRTSTEPSSVKVKFKDGKEMEFNCSKINIKGLVQEVDRHSRQLQKAADLTD, encoded by the exons CGAGATTACGGCCAAGTTCAACCCGTTCTCGGCCTGCGCCAAGCCTGCTCGGCTGTTCCTCACTTTCCTGCCCCCCAACGCCCGGTCAaccggcaccaccatcaacacGACGCTGCTTCCTCGGACGTCCACCGAGCCCAGCTCCGTCAAGGTCAAGTTCA aggacggcaaggagaTGGAATTCAACTGCTCCAAAATCAACATCAAGGGTCTCGTCCAAGAGGTCGACAGACACTCCCGCCAATTGCAAAAGGCGGCCGACCTCACCGACTAA